In the Synechococcus sp. Nb3U1 genome, one interval contains:
- a CDS encoding class I SAM-dependent methyltransferase: protein MNIYRRVIFPRLLDLSLSGELVGRYRRELLANVRGIVLEIGFGTGLNLSHYPEHIQTITVVDPNPGMGSLARRRMACSSIAVDWQVVDAQQLPFPNQSFDSVVSTWTLCSIPDLARALQEIQRVLRVGGKLFFLEHGLSRDPQIQRWQHRLNPIQKVIADGCNLNRDMAQLIRGAGFQFEELEQFYMPNQPKFIGYLYRGIAIPDLERKPELTAFSSVI from the coding sequence ATGAATATCTACCGTCGGGTGATCTTTCCGCGTCTATTGGATCTATCCCTCTCTGGAGAGCTGGTAGGGCGCTATCGGCGGGAGCTTCTGGCTAATGTGCGGGGGATCGTTCTAGAGATTGGGTTTGGCACCGGTCTCAACCTCTCCCATTACCCAGAGCACATCCAGACCATCACGGTGGTGGATCCCAACCCCGGCATGGGATCCCTGGCTCGCCGACGTATGGCTTGTTCCTCCATTGCAGTCGATTGGCAAGTGGTGGATGCACAACAACTACCTTTTCCGAATCAAAGCTTTGACAGTGTGGTCAGTACCTGGACGCTGTGTAGCATTCCCGATTTGGCCAGGGCTTTGCAGGAAATTCAGCGGGTGCTGCGGGTGGGGGGCAAGTTGTTTTTTCTCGAACACGGCCTCAGCAGGGATCCCCAGATTCAAAGATGGCAACATCGCCTTAACCCCATTCAGAAGGTGATCGCAGATGGCTGCAACCTGAATCGGGATATGGCCCAGTTGATTCGAGGGGCAGGGTTCCAGTTTGAGGAGCTAGAGCAGTTTTACATGCCCAATCAGCCGAAGTTTATCGGCTACCTCTATCGAGGCATTGCGATCCCTGATCTAGAAAGGAAACCAGAATTGACAGCCTTTTCCAGCGTTATCTAA
- a CDS encoding GTP cyclohydrolase II: protein MVEPSSRPRHIVLTSHPSPYGAQTQPIRWGSLDPLQRGPVVGSLTNPAHRNVIGTHSGAYALYRALAVASGALQADHRADLTNTAPVVSIGPYASWGDPDRIVSLDPWGATVGEAFAPFYAQGYDIRPTIAITQAHINMPELQEAVVKGRLQVDGQILKENGDLVVTKAAIEPVWYLPGMAKRLQVSESLLRRTLFEQTGGMFPELVTRSDLSVFLPPIGGQTVYIVGQVAAITDSALPLTVRVHDECNGSDVFGSDICTCRPYLVHGIEECIKTAQAGGAGVIVYLRKEGRALGEVTKFLVYNARKRQEGGDRADAYFTRTECVAGVQDMRFQELMPDVLHWLGITRIDRLISMSDLKYRAITSSGIEVVKRVPIPEELIPADARVEIEAKKAAGYYTEGEVPDAERLAQTKGRALVE, encoded by the coding sequence ATGGTCGAACCTTCCTCCCGTCCCCGTCACATCGTCCTCACCTCCCATCCCTCCCCCTATGGGGCGCAAACCCAGCCGATCCGCTGGGGATCCCTTGATCCGCTACAGCGTGGCCCAGTGGTGGGTAGCCTGACTAACCCTGCCCATCGCAATGTGATTGGAACCCATTCGGGGGCCTATGCGCTTTATCGGGCCTTGGCAGTGGCCAGTGGAGCCTTACAGGCGGATCACCGCGCCGATTTGACCAATACCGCCCCGGTGGTATCCATTGGCCCCTATGCCAGCTGGGGGGATCCGGATCGGATCGTGTCTTTGGATCCCTGGGGAGCGACTGTGGGAGAAGCCTTTGCCCCCTTTTATGCCCAGGGCTACGATATTCGCCCCACCATTGCCATCACCCAGGCCCACATCAACATGCCGGAGCTGCAGGAGGCGGTGGTCAAGGGGCGGTTACAGGTGGATGGCCAGATCTTGAAAGAAAATGGCGACCTAGTGGTGACCAAAGCGGCGATTGAACCGGTCTGGTATTTGCCAGGCATGGCCAAACGGCTTCAGGTGAGCGAAAGCCTGCTGCGACGTACTCTCTTCGAACAAACCGGGGGGATGTTCCCAGAATTGGTGACCCGCTCGGATCTGTCGGTCTTTTTGCCCCCCATCGGAGGTCAGACGGTGTACATCGTTGGGCAAGTGGCCGCTATCACTGATTCGGCTCTACCCCTCACCGTGCGGGTTCACGATGAATGCAATGGATCGGATGTGTTTGGTTCGGATATTTGTACCTGCCGTCCCTATCTAGTGCATGGCATCGAGGAATGCATTAAAACGGCACAAGCAGGTGGAGCTGGGGTAATTGTGTACCTGCGCAAAGAGGGCCGTGCTCTAGGAGAAGTGACTAAGTTTCTGGTCTACAACGCTCGCAAACGTCAGGAGGGAGGGGATCGGGCCGATGCCTACTTCACCCGTACCGAATGTGTGGCAGGGGTGCAGGATATGCGCTTTCAGGAGTTGATGCCGGATGTGCTCCATTGGCTGGGCATCACCCGCATCGACCGCCTGATTTCCATGAGCGACCTGAAGTATCGGGCTATCACTAGCTCCGGCATTGAGGTGGTAAAGCGGGTGCCCATCCCAGAAGAATTGATCCCGGCGGATGCTCGCGTGGAGATCGAGGCCAAAAAAGCTGCTGGTTACTATACCGAAGGCGAGGTGCCGGATGCAGAGCGACTGGCCCAAACCAAAGGACGAGCCTTGGTGGAGTGA
- the typA gene encoding translational GTPase TypA, translated as MSLPIRNVAIIAHVDHGKTTLVDALLRQAGTFREGEDIPSCVMDSNTLERERGITILSKNTAVRYGETLINIVDTPGHADFGGEVERVLGMVEGCLLIVDANEGPMPQTRFVLRKALEKGLRPIVVVNKIDRPRAEPYKAIDKVLDLFLELGADEDQCDFPYLFASGLQGFALEEADLNDFLEGKYSGSLDMQPLFNGILKHVPPPIGDASKPLQLQVTTLEYSEYLGRIVIGKIHNGTIRLGEQLALVKEEGKIVKNKVTKLFGFQGLQRIELTEATAGQIVAVAGFADANIGHTLTSPENPQALPLIKVDEPTLQMVLCVNDSPFAGQEGTFVTSRQLRDRLMRELETNVALRVEETDSPDRFLVSGRGELHLGILLETMRREGYEFQVGQPRVIFREVNGQPYEPYECLVLDVPESAMGSCIERLGQRRGEMQNMMVGSDGRAQLEFVIPARGLIGFRGEFIRMTRGEGIMSHSFLEYRPLTAEMEMRRNGVLIAFEEGVATSYSLKNAEDRGVFFITPGTRVYKGMVVGEHNRPQDLELNICKTKQLTNHRAAGGEELVHLQSPVDMNLERALEYISEDELVEITPQSVRLRKAQLTTSRR; from the coding sequence ATGTCACTCCCCATCCGTAACGTCGCCATCATCGCCCACGTTGACCATGGTAAAACGACCCTCGTGGACGCGCTGTTGCGGCAGGCGGGTACCTTTCGCGAGGGGGAAGACATTCCCAGCTGTGTGATGGACTCCAATACCCTGGAGCGGGAACGGGGCATCACCATCCTGTCTAAAAATACGGCGGTTCGCTACGGCGAAACCCTGATTAATATCGTCGATACGCCCGGCCACGCCGACTTTGGTGGTGAGGTGGAACGGGTGCTGGGGATGGTGGAAGGGTGCCTGCTGATCGTGGATGCCAACGAAGGCCCGATGCCGCAAACCCGCTTTGTATTGCGCAAGGCTCTGGAAAAGGGCCTCCGCCCGATCGTGGTGGTGAACAAAATTGATCGGCCTCGCGCCGAGCCTTATAAAGCCATTGACAAAGTGCTGGATCTATTTTTGGAGCTAGGAGCGGACGAAGACCAGTGCGATTTTCCCTATCTGTTTGCCTCTGGACTGCAGGGCTTTGCCCTCGAAGAAGCCGACCTCAACGACTTTTTGGAGGGGAAATACAGCGGATCCCTGGATATGCAGCCCCTTTTTAACGGGATCCTCAAGCACGTTCCCCCCCCGATTGGAGATGCCAGCAAGCCGCTGCAGTTGCAAGTCACCACCCTGGAATACTCGGAGTATCTGGGCCGGATCGTCATCGGCAAGATCCACAACGGCACCATTCGTCTGGGGGAGCAACTGGCCCTAGTGAAGGAAGAGGGCAAGATCGTCAAAAACAAGGTGACTAAGCTGTTTGGCTTTCAGGGTTTGCAGCGGATCGAACTTACTGAAGCCACGGCTGGACAAATTGTGGCGGTGGCCGGATTTGCGGATGCCAACATTGGCCACACCCTCACCTCTCCTGAAAATCCCCAGGCCCTGCCCTTGATCAAGGTGGATGAGCCGACCCTGCAGATGGTGCTCTGCGTCAACGATTCCCCTTTTGCCGGTCAGGAGGGCACCTTTGTCACCTCCCGGCAACTGCGGGATCGACTGATGCGGGAGTTGGAAACCAACGTCGCCCTGCGGGTGGAAGAAACCGACTCTCCGGATCGCTTCTTGGTGTCGGGTCGGGGTGAACTGCACTTGGGCATTTTGCTCGAAACCATGCGGCGGGAAGGCTATGAGTTCCAGGTGGGACAGCCACGGGTGATCTTCCGCGAGGTGAATGGCCAACCCTACGAACCCTACGAGTGCTTAGTACTGGATGTGCCGGAATCGGCGATGGGATCCTGCATCGAACGGCTGGGACAGCGACGTGGCGAAATGCAGAACATGATGGTCGGCTCCGATGGCCGGGCACAGTTGGAATTTGTCATTCCGGCGCGAGGGTTGATTGGGTTTCGGGGTGAATTCATCCGCATGACCCGTGGCGAAGGGATCATGAGCCACAGCTTTTTGGAGTACCGCCCCCTGACCGCCGAAATGGAGATGCGTCGCAACGGGGTGCTGATCGCCTTTGAAGAAGGGGTGGCCACCAGCTACTCCCTCAAAAATGCCGAGGATCGGGGCGTGTTTTTCATCACTCCCGGTACCCGTGTTTACAAGGGCATGGTGGTGGGCGAGCACAATCGCCCGCAAGATCTGGAATTAAATATCTGCAAAACCAAGCAGTTGACCAATCACCGTGCCGCCGGCGGCGAAGAATTGGTGCATCTGCAAAGCCCTGTGGATATGAATCTAGAGCGGGCTCTGGAATATATCAGCGAGGATGAACTGGTGGAGATTACACCCCAGTCGGTGCGCCTGCGTAAAGCTCAGTTGACCACCTCTCGCCGTTAA
- a CDS encoding DUF4351 domain-containing protein, producing the protein MAHPVLLPFLVLTQPENPKAYLRQVAESTASIPDLKLQREVQAATAVLAGLTWTPEAIRNLLGGAIMRESVIYQEWRAEALREGLEQGLQQGLQQGLQQEATVLTLRQLRRKLGPLQEGVAETIGALSTQQLEALAEALLEFQTPADLMAWLRDPSLESI; encoded by the coding sequence TTGGCTCATCCAGTGCTCCTCCCCTTTCTTGTCCTTACACAGCCGGAAAATCCGAAGGCTTATCTGCGCCAGGTCGCTGAGTCCACTGCCTCCATACCTGATCTCAAGCTGCAACGAGAAGTGCAAGCCGCCACAGCCGTTTTGGCTGGATTAACATGGACACCAGAGGCAATCCGTAACCTGTTGGGAGGGGCAATAATGCGAGAATCCGTCATTTACCAAGAGTGGCGAGCAGAAGCTCTCCGGGAGGGGTTGGAACAGGGTTTACAGCAGGGCCTGCAGCAAGGTTTACAGCAGGAAGCCACTGTACTTACCCTTCGACAACTGCGACGAAAGTTGGGGCCATTGCAGGAGGGAGTAGCCGAAACCATTGGAGCGCTATCCACCCAACAACTAGAAGCTCTGGCAGAAGCGTTGTTAGAGTTTCAAACTCCGGCAGATCTCATGGCCTGGCTGAGGGATCCCTCCTTGGAGTCAATTTAG
- a CDS encoding arginase family protein yields MARWSLHPSSQSNARIVLIPTAFGNDTQAPMAILNAGSDLCAFEPRLGIDVDSLAVAQLSGLVDEPPYSMCEAAVTQAWRRQQWPVLLPSVLSASWGAIRALWKHHPNLSVVHCSAHANLMPSPEMTQPDQDMGYGSAAWVELLYQHKMPVVHVGLRSGSARAYEWLKNHHSPIFWAQDSWEPQQVVEALPDQPVFWVLDCNVLDPSLVEAVHHPEPGGLSWFQLLQTCEAVFAARNVVGLSLGGVAVGSSTRQTARAVARLLNWLLACHGCHSLGATTQPQTASA; encoded by the coding sequence ATGGCCCGGTGGTCACTCCATCCCAGCTCCCAATCCAATGCCAGAATCGTTCTGATTCCGACTGCTTTCGGCAATGATACTCAGGCACCGATGGCGATTCTCAATGCCGGTTCAGACCTGTGTGCCTTTGAGCCCAGACTGGGGATCGATGTGGATAGCTTGGCGGTGGCGCAATTGTCGGGGCTGGTGGATGAACCTCCCTACAGCATGTGTGAGGCAGCGGTCACTCAGGCTTGGCGACGACAACAATGGCCGGTGCTTTTGCCTTCGGTACTCTCCGCCAGTTGGGGAGCGATTCGGGCTCTCTGGAAGCATCACCCCAACTTGAGTGTGGTGCATTGCAGTGCCCATGCCAACCTGATGCCCTCTCCGGAAATGACCCAGCCGGATCAAGATATGGGCTATGGCAGTGCGGCCTGGGTGGAGTTGCTCTACCAGCACAAAATGCCGGTGGTGCATGTGGGGCTACGCAGTGGCAGTGCCCGCGCCTATGAATGGCTGAAAAACCATCACAGCCCGATATTCTGGGCACAAGATAGCTGGGAGCCGCAACAGGTGGTGGAGGCACTGCCGGATCAGCCGGTTTTTTGGGTGCTGGACTGCAATGTGTTGGATCCTTCCTTGGTGGAGGCGGTGCATCACCCGGAGCCAGGAGGCTTGAGTTGGTTCCAACTGTTGCAAACTTGTGAGGCTGTCTTTGCCGCCCGCAATGTGGTCGGCCTTTCGCTGGGAGGGGTGGCGGTGGGATCCTCAACACGACAAACCGCTCGTGCTGTGGCCCGCCTGCTCAATTGGTTGCTGGCCTGCCACGGCTGCCATTCCCTTGGGGCAACAACTCAACCTCAAACCGCTTCGGCATGA
- the sfsA gene encoding DNA/RNA nuclease SfsA gives MQSRNPQAPYRFPTPLHPGVLLSRYKRFFADVELANGERVTAHCPNTGPMSGVCQVGAPVYLSHHSDPKRKLAYTWEMIHVDGVWVGINTSLPNRLVAWGLEQGWFPQLTGFSRWQREVAYGKSKIDFLLAGESGSAYLEIKNTTWARGSQALFPDTVTTRGQKHLEELMQVRQQGHRALLLYLINRGDCTEFSPGEDRDPRYAQLFRQAVQAGVEMLPYRFEISPEGIRPLGLAKMVD, from the coding sequence ATGCAGTCCAGGAATCCACAAGCCCCCTACCGCTTCCCGACCCCGTTGCATCCAGGGGTGTTGCTAAGCCGCTACAAACGATTTTTTGCTGATGTGGAGCTGGCGAACGGTGAACGGGTCACAGCCCATTGTCCGAACACGGGGCCGATGAGTGGGGTGTGTCAGGTGGGTGCACCGGTGTACCTTTCCCACCACAGCGATCCGAAGCGGAAGCTGGCCTACACCTGGGAAATGATCCACGTCGATGGGGTATGGGTCGGGATCAATACGAGTTTACCTAACCGGCTGGTGGCGTGGGGATTGGAACAGGGGTGGTTCCCGCAATTAACTGGCTTTTCTCGCTGGCAACGGGAGGTGGCCTATGGCAAGAGCAAAATTGACTTTCTGCTGGCCGGAGAATCTGGCTCAGCCTATCTGGAGATTAAAAATACCACCTGGGCTAGGGGATCCCAGGCTCTATTCCCGGATACGGTGACCACCCGCGGCCAAAAACACCTGGAGGAGTTAATGCAGGTGCGCCAACAGGGGCACCGGGCCCTGTTGCTCTACTTGATCAACCGCGGTGACTGCACAGAATTTTCCCCTGGCGAAGACCGGGATCCCCGCTACGCTCAGTTGTTTCGGCAGGCAGTACAGGCGGGGGTGGAAATGTTGCCTTACCGCTTCGAGATTTCACCGGAAGGGATCCGCCCCCTGGGGTTGGCCAAAATGGTGGATTAG
- a CDS encoding LabA-like NYN domain-containing protein, which yields MLRLEPDPGFQSADPLQDNRGRVAIFIDGSNLFYAALQLGIEIDYTRLLKTLSGRSPLLRSFFYTGVDRNNEKQQGFLLWMRRNGYRVVTKDLTQLPDGSKKANLDVEIAVDMLSLVRWYETAVLVSGDGDLAYAVNAVSYQGVRVEVVSLRSMTSDQLINLADRYIDLESLKDQIKKTNRPSYLYRPGFTTDEEDEG from the coding sequence ATGCTGCGTCTTGAGCCTGATCCCGGCTTTCAGTCTGCGGATCCCTTGCAGGACAACCGTGGACGTGTAGCCATATTCATCGATGGATCCAACCTTTTCTATGCGGCCCTGCAACTTGGCATTGAGATCGACTACACCCGCCTACTCAAGACTTTGAGTGGCCGTTCTCCCCTCTTACGTTCATTTTTTTACACAGGCGTAGACCGCAACAATGAAAAGCAGCAGGGCTTTTTGCTCTGGATGCGCCGCAATGGCTATCGCGTGGTCACCAAAGACCTGACTCAACTGCCCGATGGCTCCAAAAAGGCCAATCTGGATGTAGAAATTGCCGTGGATATGCTGTCTTTGGTGCGTTGGTATGAGACCGCCGTGCTGGTGAGCGGCGATGGGGATTTGGCCTATGCGGTCAACGCCGTCAGCTACCAGGGGGTACGGGTGGAAGTGGTTAGCTTACGCTCTATGACCAGCGATCAACTGATCAACCTGGCGGATCGCTACATCGATCTAGAATCGCTCAAAGACCAAATCAAGAAAACCAATCGCCCTTCTTATCTATACCGACCAGGGTTCACCACCGACGAGGAGGACGAAGGATGA
- a CDS encoding peroxiredoxin — translation MSQEGCLRVGQSAPDFSATAVYDMEFKTVKLSDYKGKKYVVLFFYPLDFTFVCPTEITAFSDRYADFANLDTEILGVSVDSEYSHLAWTQTDRKAGGVGELKYPLVSDLKKEISAAYNVLDPEAGVALRGLFIIDKEGIIQYSTINNLAFGRSVDETLRILQAIQYVQTHPDEVCPANWQPGQKTMNPDPVKSKEFFAAV, via the coding sequence ATGTCTCAGGAAGGATGTCTGCGCGTCGGCCAGTCCGCCCCAGATTTTTCTGCCACTGCCGTCTACGACATGGAATTCAAGACGGTCAAGCTCTCGGACTACAAGGGCAAAAAGTATGTGGTGCTGTTCTTCTATCCTTTGGACTTCACCTTTGTCTGCCCCACTGAGATCACGGCCTTTAGCGATCGCTACGCCGACTTTGCCAACCTGGATACCGAAATCCTGGGTGTTTCTGTGGATAGCGAATACTCTCACTTGGCTTGGACTCAAACCGACCGCAAAGCCGGGGGTGTGGGTGAGCTGAAATATCCTTTAGTGTCTGACCTGAAAAAAGAGATCAGCGCTGCGTACAATGTCTTAGATCCGGAGGCGGGCGTCGCCCTGCGTGGCCTGTTCATCATTGATAAAGAAGGCATTATCCAGTACTCCACCATCAACAACCTCGCCTTTGGTCGGAGCGTAGATGAAACCTTGCGCATCCTGCAAGCCATCCAGTATGTGCAAACCCATCCGGATGAAGTCTGCCCGGCCAACTGGCAGCCCGGCCAAAAAACCATGAATCCCGACCCGGTGAAATCTAAGGAGTTCTTCGCTGCCGTTTGA
- the glpX gene encoding class II fructose-bisphosphatase, whose amino-acid sequence MDNKLGLEIIEVVEQAAIASARWMGKGDNKTADQVAVEAMREKMNQILMRGRIVIGEGTRDEAPMLYIGEEVGICTRPDADQFCRLEELVEIDIAVDPCEGTNLVAKGQNGSMAVLAISEKGGLLNAPDIYMQKLAAPPQAKGKVHIDYPPEKNLQIIAESLDREISDLTVIVMDRKRHAQLIQQIRNTGARVKLITDGDISAALSAGFNGSGIHALMGIGAAPEGVISAAALRCLGAHFQGRLIYDPEVVQAGTYLPPIEETRRELKEKGIEDPDKVWECEELASGQEVLFAATGITDGDLMKGVRFFGGGARTESLIISSQSRTVRFVDTIHMKDGQPRGLQLR is encoded by the coding sequence GTGGACAATAAGTTGGGACTGGAAATTATCGAAGTTGTGGAACAGGCCGCTATTGCCTCCGCCCGTTGGATGGGAAAAGGGGACAACAAGACTGCCGACCAGGTAGCCGTGGAAGCGATGCGGGAAAAGATGAACCAGATCCTGATGCGCGGACGGATCGTGATTGGTGAAGGCACCCGTGACGAAGCCCCCATGCTCTATATCGGCGAAGAGGTGGGCATTTGCACCCGCCCAGATGCGGATCAATTCTGCCGCCTCGAGGAGTTGGTGGAAATTGATATTGCGGTGGATCCCTGCGAGGGGACCAACTTGGTGGCCAAGGGGCAGAACGGCTCTATGGCGGTGCTGGCCATTTCCGAAAAAGGCGGCCTCCTCAATGCCCCGGACATCTACATGCAAAAGCTGGCGGCTCCCCCCCAAGCCAAGGGCAAAGTCCACATCGACTATCCCCCCGAAAAGAACCTACAAATCATCGCCGAAAGCTTGGATCGGGAGATCTCCGACCTGACGGTGATCGTTATGGATCGCAAGCGCCACGCTCAACTCATCCAACAAATCCGCAACACTGGGGCACGGGTGAAGCTGATCACCGATGGGGATATCTCGGCAGCCCTCTCGGCGGGCTTTAACGGCTCCGGTATCCATGCCCTGATGGGGATCGGGGCTGCTCCAGAGGGGGTCATTTCCGCGGCAGCCTTGCGCTGCTTAGGAGCCCATTTCCAAGGGCGGCTGATCTACGACCCTGAAGTGGTGCAGGCGGGTACCTATTTGCCCCCGATCGAAGAAACCCGGCGGGAACTCAAAGAGAAGGGCATTGAGGATCCAGACAAGGTTTGGGAATGTGAAGAGCTAGCTAGCGGTCAGGAAGTCCTCTTTGCAGCCACAGGAATCACCGATGGCGACCTAATGAAGGGGGTACGTTTCTTCGGCGGTGGGGCCCGTACTGAGTCTTTGATCATCTCCAGCCAATCCCGCACCGTCCGCTTCGTGGATACCATCCACATGAAAGATGGCCAGCCACGCGGCTTACAACTGCGCTGA
- a CDS encoding DUF1830 domain-containing protein yields MKRYAFINGSGQVQVIRTIPGHWERTLFPGQHAIFEADPDDYLEIYSCSCSTTMLEERRPCRCLLDSAMPEVEPTRYQWLPPELGILADAVNG; encoded by the coding sequence ATGAAAAGATACGCCTTCATCAATGGTTCCGGTCAGGTTCAGGTGATCCGAACGATCCCCGGTCATTGGGAGCGCACCCTCTTCCCTGGCCAGCATGCCATTTTTGAGGCGGATCCCGACGACTATCTGGAGATCTACAGCTGCTCATGTTCCACCACCATGTTGGAGGAACGGCGGCCTTGCCGCTGCTTGTTGGATTCGGCAATGCCTGAGGTTGAACCCACTCGCTACCAATGGTTACCCCCTGAGCTAGGGATCCTGGCGGACGCGGTGAATGGGTGA
- a CDS encoding photosystem I reaction center subunit II PsaD: MAVMEGDPRQGATLPLFGGSTGGLLSAAETEEKYVITWTGKPGQVFEMPTGGAAEMVEGKNFLTLARKEQCLALGAQLISDYKIKDHQIFRIPAGGDPVLVHPKDGVFPEKANEGRDTVGKVDHNIGKNKEPISYKFTPQKPWD, translated from the coding sequence ATGGCTGTGATGGAAGGCGATCCCCGTCAGGGGGCTACGTTGCCCCTATTTGGGGGATCCACCGGAGGGCTGTTGAGCGCAGCCGAAACCGAAGAAAAATACGTGATCACTTGGACAGGCAAGCCAGGGCAAGTGTTTGAAATGCCCACAGGCGGCGCTGCCGAAATGGTGGAGGGCAAAAATTTCCTCACCTTGGCTCGCAAAGAACAATGCCTGGCTCTAGGGGCTCAGTTGATCTCTGACTACAAGATCAAGGACCACCAAATCTTCCGCATTCCCGCAGGTGGGGATCCGGTGCTGGTGCATCCCAAGGATGGCGTTTTCCCTGAGAAGGCCAACGAAGGCCGAGACACTGTTGGCAAAGTCGATCACAACATCGGCAAAAACAAAGAGCCAATCAGCTACAAATTCACCCCTCAGAAACCCTGGGACTAG
- a CDS encoding glutamyl-tRNA reductase: protein MFIAVVGLSHRTAPVEIREQLSIPEMEVGDTIQQLCAYPHIEEAAILSTCNRLEVYIVTPEMESGVRQTMQFLAESKGIPLAQLRPHLFTLIYQDAAMHLIRVAAGLDSLVLGEGQILSQVKKAQQLGQACNGMDRILNRLFKAAITAGKRIRTETEIGTGAMSISSAAVELALQEQGSLSQGKITVVGAGKMSRLLVQHLLAKGAVDITVVNRSLERAEELVKQFEQPIQVLPWDALLSSVAESNLVFTSTAATQPILTYQQLEGVLQPDQPILLVDISVPRNIAPEVEKLKGVQVFNVDHLSRIVEENRAQRQKLALAAEALVEEEVDQFMEWWRSLETVPTISSLRHKVESIREQEMEKALSRLGKDFAEKHLEVIDALTRGIVNKILHDPMVQLRAKRDIEARRAAMHTLQELFNLDPMLFQAQQER from the coding sequence ATGTTTATCGCGGTTGTCGGTCTTAGCCATCGCACGGCTCCTGTGGAAATTCGGGAGCAACTCAGCATTCCTGAGATGGAGGTGGGGGATACGATCCAGCAGCTTTGCGCCTACCCTCACATCGAGGAAGCTGCGATCCTCAGCACCTGTAATCGGCTAGAAGTCTATATCGTCACCCCAGAAATGGAGAGTGGCGTACGGCAGACGATGCAGTTTTTGGCCGAATCCAAAGGGATCCCGTTGGCCCAACTGCGTCCCCATTTGTTCACCCTCATCTACCAAGACGCCGCTATGCACCTGATCCGGGTGGCCGCCGGTCTGGATAGCTTGGTGCTAGGGGAAGGGCAAATCCTCTCGCAGGTGAAGAAAGCCCAGCAACTGGGTCAAGCCTGCAATGGCATGGATCGCATTCTCAATCGCCTCTTCAAGGCGGCCATCACCGCCGGTAAGCGCATCCGCACCGAAACGGAGATCGGCACTGGGGCCATGTCCATCAGCTCCGCTGCAGTGGAGCTGGCTTTGCAAGAACAGGGATCCCTCTCTCAAGGCAAGATCACCGTCGTTGGGGCCGGGAAAATGTCCCGTCTGCTGGTGCAGCACCTGTTGGCCAAAGGTGCGGTGGATATTACGGTGGTGAACCGTTCCCTGGAGCGAGCTGAGGAACTGGTTAAGCAATTCGAGCAACCGATCCAAGTGCTGCCCTGGGATGCCCTATTGAGCAGTGTGGCGGAGTCAAACTTGGTCTTCACCAGCACTGCGGCCACCCAACCCATCTTGACTTACCAGCAACTGGAAGGAGTGCTACAGCCGGATCAGCCCATCCTGTTGGTGGATATTTCCGTGCCCCGCAACATTGCTCCAGAAGTGGAGAAACTGAAGGGGGTACAGGTGTTCAATGTGGATCACCTCTCCCGCATTGTGGAGGAAAACCGGGCCCAGCGGCAAAAGCTGGCCCTGGCCGCCGAAGCTTTAGTGGAGGAAGAAGTGGATCAGTTCATGGAGTGGTGGCGCTCCCTGGAGACCGTACCCACCATCTCCAGCCTGCGCCACAAGGTGGAATCGATTCGTGAGCAGGAGATGGAAAAAGCCCTCTCCCGCCTGGGCAAAGACTTCGCCGAAAAGCATCTGGAAGTCATTGACGCCCTGACACGGGGCATCGTCAACAAAATCCTGCATGACCCGATGGTGCAACTGCGGGCCAAGCGGGATATCGAGGCGCGGCGAGCCGCCATGCACACCCTTCAGGAGCTGTTTAACCTAGATCCGATGCTGTTTCAGGCGCAGCAGGAACGCTAG
- the psb30 gene encoding photosystem II reaction center protein Ycf12/Psb30: MFGQYEVFVQLALLALIVLAGPVVIFLLYLRGADM; encoded by the coding sequence ATGTTCGGACAATACGAAGTGTTTGTGCAGTTGGCGCTGTTGGCCTTGATCGTCTTGGCTGGCCCGGTAGTGATCTTTTTGCTCTACCTGCGCGGCGCCGATATGTGA